One Spinacia oleracea cultivar Varoflay chromosome 4, BTI_SOV_V1, whole genome shotgun sequence DNA segment encodes these proteins:
- the LOC110784660 gene encoding uncharacterized protein gives MGMVAIQSKRVSRDCCKEDTKILCWNIRGLNRCDKQLKVKIMLNLHHIKLFSLLETKIKAPKLGDLYLNLCPGWNFTTNLSCCSSSRIVIGWDPSSFNLNILAMTNQSVHCELTSLSTCLKFCVTFIYGMNDKADRAKLWDHLCDIALNCSSAWVVMGDFNALMDIDDRIGAPVRLNDIQPMRNCMNSCQLDTIKTTGRLYTWTNKQEGISRVFSRIDRVLANSQWGDMFPDAEANFLPKGDFDHCPMVLCCFPTIHVKRPFRFYNVWTTSDRFISLVEQNWKKSVHGCPMFRLTQKLKWLKTDLKALNKQSFNDVEADDLKMHGLLLEAQSKMHADPRNTSLATLEKEAAAAYLKAHTAYTSFIQQRAKIDWLEFGDENSRLFHQSIKQRRKKTVFTPYIPSLMNGSSPHRE, from the coding sequence ATGGGAATGGTTGCAATCCAATCCAAAAGAGTCTCACGTGACTGTTGTAAAGAGGATACTAAGATTCTATGTTGGAACATTAGGGGGTTGAATAGGTGTGATAAGCAGCTAAAGGTGAAGATAATGCTTAATCTTCACCACATTAAACTATTCAGCCTTCTGGAAACCAAGATAAAGGCTCCAAAATTGGGTGACCTTTATCTGAACTTGTGTCCTGGGTGGAATTTCACCACCAACTTAAGTTGTTGTTCTTCTAGCAGGATTGTGATTGGTTGGGATCCTTCCTCTTTTAATCTCAACATTCTAGCCATGACCAACCAGAGTGTTCATTGTGAACTGACTTCTCTTAGTACTTGTCTCAAATTTTGTGTGACTTTCATCTATGGGATGAATGATAAGGCTGACAGAGCCAAATTGTGGGATCACCTGTGTGACATTGCCCTTAACTGCAGCTCAGCTTGGGTAGTCATGGGAGATTTTAATGCTCTCATGGACATTGATGACAGAATTGGAGCCCCTGTTAGATTGAATGACATTCAACCAATGAGAAACTGTATGAATTCCTGTCAATTGGATACAATCAAAACCACTGGTAGACTTTACACATGGACCAACAAGCAGGAGGGGATTTCTAGAGTGTTCTCTAGAATTGATAGAGTATTGGCAAATTCACAATGGGGTGACATGTTTCCTGATGCAGAAGCTAACTTCCTTCCAAAGGGGGATTTCGATCATTGCCCCATGGTCCTTTGCTGCTTTCCAACTATACATGTCAAGAGGCCTTTTAGATTTTACAATGTGTGGACAACCTCTGATAGGTTCATTAGTCTTGTGGAACAGAACTGGAAAAAGAGTGTTCATGGGTGCCCTATGTTCAGACTTACACAGAAACTCAAGTGGCTCAAAACTGATCTCAAAGCTCTTAACAAGCAAAGTTTCAATGATGTTGAAGCTGATGATCTCAAAATGCACGGCCTGCTTCTAGAAGCTCAATCTAAAATGCACGCAGACCCTAGAAACACCAGTTTAGCCACATTGGAGAAAGAAGCTGCTGCAGCTTACCTCAAAGCTCACACTGCCTACACTTCTTTCATTCAACAGAGAGCTAAGATTGACTGGTTGGAGTTTGGTGATGAGAATTCTAGACTCTTCCACCAGAGCATCAAACAAAGGAGAAAAAAAACAGTATTCACTCCATACATTCCCAGTCTGATGAATGGATCCAGTCCCCACAGGGAGTGA